The proteins below are encoded in one region of Streptomyces sp. NBC_00490:
- a CDS encoding universal stress protein translates to MTVLVGYVPSPEGEAALRAGIDEARLRGEKLMVVNTSRGDAYVDPRFAQEPELAHVREDLAALGVEFDIRQVLGGGDAAEEIIELAEQADVSLVVIGLRRRSAVGKLITGSAAQQILLGTGCPVLAVKAAL, encoded by the coding sequence ATGACCGTACTGGTCGGATACGTACCCTCACCCGAGGGTGAGGCCGCGCTACGGGCAGGGATCGACGAGGCCCGGCTGCGCGGCGAGAAGCTGATGGTGGTGAACACCTCGCGCGGGGACGCCTATGTGGACCCGCGGTTCGCGCAGGAGCCGGAACTGGCCCATGTCCGGGAGGATCTCGCCGCGCTCGGCGTCGAGTTCGACATCCGTCAGGTGCTGGGCGGGGGCGACGCCGCCGAGGAGATCATCGAGCTGGCGGAGCAGGCGGACGTGTCCCTGGTGGTGATCGGGCTGCGGCGGCGTAGTGCGGTCGGCAAGCTGATCACGGGCTCGGCCGCACAGCAGATCCTGCTCGGTACCGGCTGCCCGGTCCTCGCCGTGAAGGCCGCGCTGTAG
- the tgmA gene encoding putative ATP-grasp-modified RiPP, with the protein MQPFALNYARPAAESEVTAPYAYDTGLQLNVLSDGRIAAHDHALLREFGTTTSTAGSKTHFDD; encoded by the coding sequence ATGCAACCGTTCGCGCTCAACTACGCACGTCCGGCAGCGGAGTCGGAGGTCACCGCTCCGTACGCCTACGACACCGGACTGCAGTTGAACGTGCTCTCGGACGGGCGGATCGCCGCCCACGACCACGCGCTGCTGAGAGAGTTCGGGACCACGACCTCAACGGCGGGGTCGAAGACGCACTTCGACGACTGA
- a CDS encoding phosphotransferase enzyme family protein, whose amino-acid sequence MQSAADLIADTYALGDGPWTMTPVTRGALGQIWKLTGNGTSWAVKELIFGGTEEQFRYEIALRDATEGLGISAPRLLPNRDGTHVSQLDGSAVKLYDWVTGTQADPTDPDILSWCGRTLALLHRAGRGATDTPNAWYEECPRDTDWTELHKEVRRAGMPWADELGRFIDTTAPELARYVSPSGPGELVVSHLDMHPQNVLVGPAGPALLDWDNAGPIAAERELARVLYAWAGGNDFAAGSARRLVRAYVDAGGPATVRSLDAFSMLFATDLNFVKVQAEGAIDPDATTAQREFASGKVVDTLASLPDPAAVSRLTEAVEGEW is encoded by the coding sequence ATGCAGAGCGCCGCGGACCTGATCGCCGACACCTACGCACTGGGCGACGGGCCCTGGACGATGACGCCCGTCACCCGCGGCGCCCTGGGGCAGATCTGGAAGCTGACCGGGAACGGCACGTCGTGGGCGGTGAAGGAACTGATCTTCGGCGGCACCGAGGAGCAGTTCCGGTACGAGATCGCCCTGCGCGACGCCACCGAGGGTCTGGGGATCTCCGCACCTCGGCTCCTGCCCAACCGCGACGGCACGCACGTCTCGCAGCTCGACGGGTCCGCCGTGAAGCTCTACGACTGGGTCACCGGAACCCAGGCGGACCCCACCGACCCGGACATCCTGAGCTGGTGCGGCCGGACCCTGGCTCTCCTGCACCGGGCGGGCCGGGGCGCGACCGACACCCCGAACGCCTGGTACGAGGAGTGCCCCCGGGACACCGACTGGACGGAGCTCCACAAGGAGGTCCGCCGGGCCGGAATGCCGTGGGCCGACGAGCTCGGCCGGTTCATCGACACCACGGCGCCCGAACTCGCGCGGTACGTCTCCCCGTCCGGCCCCGGTGAGCTGGTGGTGTCGCATCTCGACATGCACCCGCAGAACGTCCTGGTCGGCCCGGCCGGCCCGGCCCTCCTGGACTGGGACAACGCCGGACCCATCGCGGCCGAACGCGAACTCGCCCGGGTCCTGTACGCATGGGCGGGCGGCAACGACTTCGCCGCCGGATCCGCGCGCCGGCTCGTGCGGGCGTACGTGGACGCCGGCGGCCCTGCGACGGTCAGGAGCCTGGACGCGTTCTCGATGCTGTTCGCGACGGATCTGAACTTCGTCAAGGTGCAGGCCGAGGGTGCGATCGATCCGGACGCGACCACCGCACAACGCGAGTTCGCGAGCGGGAAGGTCGTCGACACGCTGGCGAGTCTGCCGGATCCGGCCGCCGTCTCCCGGCTGACGGAGGCCGTCGAGGGGGAGTGGTGA
- a CDS encoding Gfo/Idh/MocA family protein gives MRIGLLGTGSWAEGAHAPALSSHRELDFVGVWGRRPEAAKELAGRFGTRAYDDVDALLADVDAVAVALPPAVQAGLAVRAARAGCHLLLDKPLAPTVEEGRAVVAAVQEAQVASVVFFTTRFQSVTDAWITEQSAVEGWFTARAEWLGAVFTTDSPFGASPWRREKGALWDVGPHALSVLLPVLGDVRQVAAAVRGPADTVHLVLHHTGGASSTLTLSLTAPPAAAGASVELRGEGGVTLLPRSPDGAVPALERAADALLAAARSGRPHPCDATFGLRVTEILATAEALLGG, from the coding sequence ATGCGCATCGGACTGCTCGGCACGGGCTCATGGGCCGAGGGGGCGCACGCGCCCGCCCTGAGCTCACACCGCGAGCTGGATTTCGTCGGAGTCTGGGGCCGCCGTCCGGAAGCGGCCAAGGAGTTGGCGGGCCGCTTCGGCACACGGGCCTACGACGACGTCGACGCGCTGCTCGCCGATGTGGACGCCGTCGCGGTGGCGCTGCCGCCCGCCGTCCAGGCCGGTCTGGCGGTGCGGGCGGCGCGTGCGGGCTGCCATCTGCTGCTGGACAAGCCGCTCGCGCCGACGGTCGAGGAGGGCCGGGCCGTCGTCGCGGCCGTCCAGGAGGCGCAGGTCGCCTCGGTCGTCTTCTTCACGACCCGGTTCCAGAGCGTGACCGACGCATGGATCACCGAACAGTCCGCCGTCGAGGGCTGGTTCACCGCGCGGGCCGAGTGGCTCGGCGCGGTGTTCACCACGGACAGTCCGTTCGGCGCCTCACCGTGGCGGCGGGAGAAGGGTGCGCTGTGGGACGTCGGGCCGCACGCCCTGTCGGTGCTGCTGCCGGTCCTGGGCGACGTACGGCAGGTGGCCGCCGCGGTGCGCGGTCCCGCGGACACCGTGCACCTGGTCCTCCACCACACCGGTGGCGCGTCCAGCACGCTGACGCTGAGCCTGACGGCGCCGCCCGCGGCGGCGGGTGCGTCGGTCGAACTGCGCGGCGAGGGCGGGGTCACGCTCCTCCCCCGCAGCCCGGACGGTGCCGTTCCCGCGCTCGAACGGGCCGCGGACGCGCTGCTCGCCGCCGCTCGCAGCGGCCGTCCGCATCCGTGCGACGCCACGTTCGGGCTGCGGGTCACCGAGATCCTGGCGACGGCTGAGGCCCTGCTGGGCGGCTGA
- a CDS encoding ABC transporter ATP-binding protein: MASPLERPLDHRYRGEHPVRTLAYLFRADRKRLAAAVGIFTVKHSPVWLLPLITASIIDTVVEHRAITELWLSTGIILLILLVNYPLHILYVRLLYGSVRRMGTSLRSALCIRMQQLSIGYHSRVSAGVLQAKVVRDVETVEQMVQQTAETGLGAGTVLIGGLVIIGIRTPEFLPVFLVVVPAAALVVARLRARLRTHNEHFRHEVETLSSRVTEMTRLIPVTRAHGLEGKALRRMDGTLHRLLTSGMRLDLVNGRFGSLAWVVLNVVGVLVLAGAALVSYYDVWGVTAGDVVMLSAFLTTLTNSTTTLAGLAPVITKGLESVRSVGEVLQAPELEDNEGKSEVSEVRGAVAFEQAGHVYGDGERPAVHDFTLSVRPGETIALVGASGAGKSTVLNLVIGFIRPTSGRLLLDGTDMNTLDLRTYRRFVSVVPQESILFDGTIRENVAYGMEDEADEQAVRAALRDANALEFVEQLPQGLDTLVGERGARLSGGQRQRLAIARALIRNPRVLVLDEATSALDTRSEALVQQALARLLRGRTTFVVAHRLSTVRGADRIVVMGDGRIQEIGTHDELLRRGGAYTALHSGQAA, from the coding sequence GTGGCCTCGCCGTTGGAGAGACCGCTCGACCACCGCTACCGGGGCGAGCATCCCGTCCGTACCCTCGCCTATCTGTTCCGTGCCGACCGCAAGCGCCTGGCCGCAGCGGTCGGCATCTTCACGGTCAAGCACAGCCCCGTCTGGCTGCTGCCGCTGATCACCGCGTCCATCATCGACACCGTCGTCGAGCACCGGGCGATCACCGAACTCTGGCTCAGCACCGGGATCATCCTGCTGATCCTGCTCGTCAACTACCCCCTGCACATCCTCTACGTCCGTCTCCTGTACGGCAGCGTGCGCCGCATGGGCACCTCGCTGCGCTCCGCGCTCTGCATCCGGATGCAGCAGCTGTCCATCGGCTACCACTCCCGCGTCAGCGCCGGTGTGCTCCAGGCCAAGGTGGTGCGGGACGTGGAGACCGTGGAGCAGATGGTGCAGCAGACCGCCGAGACCGGGCTCGGGGCGGGCACCGTGCTCATCGGCGGCCTCGTCATCATCGGCATCCGCACACCGGAGTTCCTCCCGGTCTTCCTCGTCGTCGTGCCCGCCGCCGCCCTCGTCGTGGCCCGCCTCCGCGCCCGGCTGCGCACCCACAACGAGCACTTCCGGCACGAGGTCGAGACCCTGTCCTCCCGCGTGACCGAGATGACCCGTCTCATCCCGGTCACCCGCGCCCACGGCCTGGAGGGCAAGGCGCTGCGCCGCATGGACGGCACCCTGCACCGGCTGCTCACCTCCGGGATGCGCCTCGACCTCGTCAACGGCCGCTTCGGCTCGCTGGCCTGGGTGGTGCTCAACGTCGTCGGTGTACTGGTCCTCGCCGGTGCGGCGCTGGTGTCGTACTACGACGTCTGGGGTGTCACCGCCGGCGACGTCGTCATGCTCAGCGCCTTCCTGACCACGCTCACCAACTCCACGACCACGCTGGCGGGTCTCGCCCCGGTCATCACCAAGGGCCTGGAGTCCGTCCGCTCGGTCGGCGAGGTCCTCCAGGCGCCCGAACTGGAGGACAACGAGGGCAAGTCGGAGGTCTCCGAGGTGCGCGGGGCCGTGGCCTTCGAGCAGGCCGGCCACGTCTACGGGGACGGCGAGCGGCCCGCCGTGCACGACTTCACCCTCTCCGTGCGGCCGGGCGAGACCATCGCCCTGGTCGGCGCGTCCGGGGCGGGCAAGTCCACCGTCCTCAACCTGGTCATCGGTTTCATCCGCCCGACCTCGGGTCGGCTGCTGCTCGACGGCACCGACATGAACACCCTCGACCTGCGCACTTACCGGCGGTTCGTCTCGGTCGTGCCGCAGGAGTCGATCCTCTTCGACGGCACGATCCGCGAGAACGTCGCCTACGGCATGGAGGACGAGGCAGACGAGCAGGCGGTGCGCGCGGCGCTGCGGGACGCCAACGCGCTGGAGTTCGTGGAGCAGTTGCCGCAGGGCCTGGACACCCTCGTCGGCGAGCGGGGCGCCCGGCTGTCCGGCGGGCAGCGCCAGCGCCTCGCCATCGCCCGCGCGCTGATCAGGAACCCCAGGGTGCTGGTCCTCGACGAGGCGACCTCCGCCCTCGACACCCGCTCCGAGGCGCTGGTGCAGCAGGCGCTCGCCCGGCTGCTGCGCGGACGGACCACGTTCGTGGTGGCGCACCGGCTGTCCACCGTGCGGGGCGCCGACCGGATCGTGGTCATGGGCGACGGCCGAATCCAGGAGATCGGCACGCACGACGAACTCCTGCGCCGGGGAGGGGCGTACACGGCGCTGCACAGCGGGCAGGCCGCCTGA
- the tgmB gene encoding ATP-grasp ribosomal peptide maturase has protein sequence MTVLILTCEADVTADMVVVHLHTTGVPVVRLDPADLTEGVALSGEYVHGAFRGHLSAGGRLVSMNGLRSVWVRRPGTAAARAAEPSGWLTEESSQALYGMLRSSGARWMNHPDASRRARHKPWQLRHAQRCGLPVPATLITTFPQAAREFSARYPDLVVKPVSGAHPQDPPRAVPTSRVTPDTDFSAVAFGPTLLQRRVAKRADIRLTVVGERMLAARKTTAEDDEVDVRFASPATPWRPTDVPPRVAEAVRAYMRDAELAYGAFDFAEDADGTWWFLECNQSGQFGFVEVETGQPIARSIAEWLARPVPDGAGLVNGRDTVVP, from the coding sequence ATGACCGTGTTGATCCTGACCTGTGAAGCGGACGTCACCGCCGACATGGTGGTCGTCCACCTCCATACGACAGGCGTTCCGGTGGTCCGTCTCGACCCCGCCGACCTGACCGAGGGGGTGGCGCTGTCGGGCGAGTACGTGCACGGCGCCTTCCGGGGCCATCTGTCGGCGGGGGGCCGGCTGGTGAGCATGAACGGGCTGCGGTCCGTCTGGGTGCGCCGGCCGGGCACCGCGGCGGCCCGGGCCGCGGAGCCGTCCGGGTGGCTGACCGAGGAGTCGTCACAGGCGCTGTACGGGATGCTGCGCAGTTCGGGGGCGCGCTGGATGAACCACCCCGACGCCTCCCGCCGGGCCCGGCACAAGCCCTGGCAGCTGCGGCACGCCCAGCGCTGCGGGCTGCCCGTGCCGGCCACGCTGATCACGACCTTTCCGCAGGCCGCCCGCGAGTTCTCCGCGCGCTATCCGGACCTGGTGGTCAAACCGGTCTCCGGGGCGCATCCGCAGGACCCACCGAGGGCGGTGCCGACCAGCCGGGTCACGCCGGACACGGACTTCTCCGCCGTCGCGTTCGGCCCCACGCTGCTCCAGCGGCGGGTCGCCAAGCGGGCGGACATACGGCTCACGGTGGTGGGCGAGAGGATGCTGGCCGCGCGCAAGACGACCGCGGAGGACGACGAGGTGGACGTCCGTTTCGCCTCCCCCGCCACTCCGTGGCGCCCCACCGACGTGCCGCCACGGGTCGCCGAAGCGGTGCGCGCGTACATGCGCGACGCCGAACTGGCTTACGGCGCCTTCGATTTCGCCGAGGACGCCGACGGGACGTGGTGGTTCCTGGAGTGCAATCAGTCGGGGCAGTTCGGCTTCGTCGAGGTGGAGACGGGTCAGCCGATCGCCCGCTCGATCGCCGAGTGGCTGGCCCGGCCCGTGCCGGACGGGGCGGGGCTCGTCAACGGCAGGGACACCGTGGTCCCCTGA
- a CDS encoding tripartite tricarboxylate transporter permease — MDNLDNLMGGFADVVAPMNLLLALVGVVIGTAVGVLPGIGPAMTVALLLPVTYGMEPVQAFIMFAGIFYGGMYGGSTTSILLNTPGESSSVVTAIEGNRMAKSGRAAQALATAAIGSFVAGTIGTLLLVLVTPFVVDFAVSLGAPDYFALMLLSFIAVTSVLGASRIRGLISLLLGLTLGLVGIDAVSGQQRLTLGIPQLADGIDVVVVAVGIFAVGEAMWVAAHLRRKPAEIIPVGTPWMGKQDFKRSWKPWLRGTALGFPFGALPAGGAEIPTFLSYATEKQLTRHPEEFGKGAIEGVAGPEAANNASAAGTLVPMLAIGLPTNATAAVMLAAFQSYGIQPGPLLFEREASLVWVLIASLFVGNLLLLVLNLPLAPAWAKLLQIPRPYLYAGILFFASMGAYAVNAQPLDLFLLLLLGLLGFGMRRFGLPVLPLIVGVILGPRAELQGRRSLQLSGGELSGLVGGPVSYAVYTTIVLVLAWPLVRRFVVRPPRERRAREEEQT; from the coding sequence ATGGACAACCTCGACAACCTCATGGGGGGCTTCGCGGACGTCGTCGCCCCGATGAACCTGCTGCTGGCGCTCGTCGGTGTCGTCATCGGCACCGCGGTGGGCGTACTGCCGGGGATCGGCCCGGCGATGACCGTGGCCCTGCTGCTGCCGGTCACCTACGGCATGGAGCCGGTGCAGGCGTTCATCATGTTCGCCGGCATCTTCTACGGCGGGATGTACGGCGGGTCGACCACCTCGATCCTGCTCAACACCCCCGGCGAGTCGTCCTCGGTGGTGACGGCCATCGAGGGCAACAGGATGGCCAAGTCGGGCCGGGCCGCCCAGGCGCTCGCGACCGCCGCGATCGGTTCCTTCGTGGCGGGCACCATCGGGACCCTGCTGCTGGTTCTGGTCACCCCGTTCGTGGTCGACTTCGCGGTCAGTCTGGGCGCGCCGGACTACTTCGCCCTCATGCTGCTGTCGTTCATCGCGGTCACCTCCGTGCTGGGCGCCTCCCGGATCCGGGGACTGATCTCGCTGCTGTTGGGTCTGACGCTCGGCCTGGTCGGCATCGACGCGGTCTCCGGACAGCAGCGGCTCACCCTGGGCATCCCCCAACTCGCGGACGGCATCGACGTGGTCGTCGTCGCGGTCGGCATCTTCGCCGTCGGCGAGGCGATGTGGGTGGCCGCGCATCTGCGGCGCAAGCCCGCCGAGATCATCCCGGTCGGCACCCCGTGGATGGGGAAGCAGGACTTCAAGCGGTCCTGGAAGCCCTGGCTGCGGGGCACGGCCCTCGGCTTCCCGTTCGGCGCGCTGCCGGCCGGCGGCGCGGAGATCCCGACCTTCCTGTCGTACGCCACGGAGAAACAGCTGACCAGGCACCCCGAGGAGTTCGGCAAGGGGGCCATCGAGGGGGTGGCCGGTCCGGAGGCCGCGAACAACGCCTCCGCCGCCGGCACCCTGGTCCCCATGCTGGCCATCGGCCTGCCGACGAACGCCACCGCCGCCGTCATGCTGGCCGCCTTCCAGTCGTACGGCATCCAGCCCGGCCCCCTCCTCTTCGAGCGTGAGGCGAGCCTGGTGTGGGTGCTGATCGCCAGCCTCTTCGTCGGCAATCTGCTGCTGCTCGTGCTCAACCTGCCACTGGCGCCCGCCTGGGCGAAGCTGCTCCAGATACCGCGCCCCTATCTGTACGCCGGGATCCTGTTCTTCGCGTCGATGGGCGCCTACGCCGTCAACGCCCAGCCCCTGGACCTGTTCCTGCTGTTGCTCCTCGGGCTCCTCGGCTTCGGGATGCGACGGTTCGGACTGCCGGTGCTGCCCCTCATCGTCGGCGTCATCCTCGGCCCGCGGGCCGAACTGCAGGGGCGGCGCTCCCTGCAGCTGTCCGGCGGTGAACTGTCGGGACTGGTGGGCGGGCCGGTCTCCTACGCCGTGTACACGACGATCGTGCTGGTGCTCGCCTGGCCGCTGGTCCGGCGGTTCGTCGTGCGTCCCCCGCGTGAGCGAAGAGCCCGAGAGGAAGAGCAGACATGA
- a CDS encoding DUF2269 family protein codes for MTKFLLSLHVLAAIVAIGPVTVAASMFPPAVRRADPSGTAADTVALLHRICRVYARFGLAVPVFGLATALAMGVLGDAWLVTSITLTAVAAGVLVAFVLPRQEELLEELGARQPVERAHTVQLAMFTGIFNLLWAAVTVLMIVRPGSTTGA; via the coding sequence ATGACGAAGTTCCTGCTGTCCCTCCATGTCCTGGCCGCCATCGTCGCCATCGGTCCCGTGACCGTCGCGGCCAGCATGTTCCCGCCCGCCGTACGCCGCGCGGACCCCTCCGGGACGGCGGCGGACACCGTCGCCCTGCTGCACCGCATCTGCCGGGTCTACGCCCGCTTCGGCCTGGCCGTGCCCGTGTTCGGCCTCGCCACCGCCCTCGCGATGGGTGTCCTGGGGGACGCCTGGCTCGTCACCTCCATCACTCTGACCGCCGTGGCCGCCGGGGTCCTGGTCGCCTTCGTGCTGCCCCGTCAGGAGGAGCTCCTCGAAGAGCTGGGCGCCCGGCAGCCGGTCGAGCGCGCCCACACCGTCCAACTCGCCATGTTCACCGGCATCTTCAACCTGCTGTGGGCCGCGGTCACCGTTTTGATGATCGTCCGCCCCGGTTCCACGACGGGGGCCTGA
- a CDS encoding GlxA family transcriptional regulator encodes MHTVAILALDQVVPFDMAAPMQVFDWTRLPDGRSPYRIRLCAASPEVRADGGFSLRVEHGLETLADADTIVVPGCSPAAGPTPAPVLEALRQAAAAGTRIASVCVGAFVLAEAGLLDGLRATTHWVAAQELARRFPDVRVEPDVLYVDNGQILTSAGAAAGLDMCLHMIRRDFGSAVAAHSARMSVMPLEREGGQAQFIVHDHPPVPRGSTLEPVLEWIEDNLAREITLGALASRSGMSERTFSRRFREQTGTTPLQWLLRARVRRAQYLLENSDHTIERIAQQAGFGSPTAFRERFRRVVGTSPQGYRSAFHGKQGSPAARV; translated from the coding sequence ATGCACACTGTGGCGATCCTGGCTCTCGACCAGGTGGTGCCGTTCGACATGGCGGCGCCCATGCAGGTCTTCGACTGGACGCGGCTGCCCGACGGCCGCTCTCCCTACCGGATCCGGCTGTGCGCCGCGTCGCCGGAGGTACGTGCCGACGGCGGCTTCTCGCTGCGCGTCGAGCACGGGCTGGAGACGCTGGCGGACGCGGACACCATCGTCGTGCCGGGCTGCTCCCCGGCGGCCGGACCGACGCCCGCGCCCGTTCTGGAGGCGCTGCGCCAGGCGGCCGCGGCGGGCACCCGGATCGCCTCGGTGTGCGTGGGTGCCTTCGTGCTGGCCGAGGCCGGGCTGCTGGACGGGCTGCGCGCCACCACGCACTGGGTGGCCGCGCAGGAGCTGGCGCGCCGCTTTCCGGACGTACGGGTGGAACCGGACGTCCTCTACGTCGACAACGGGCAGATCCTCACCTCGGCCGGTGCCGCCGCGGGCCTCGACATGTGTCTGCACATGATCCGCCGCGACTTCGGCTCGGCGGTCGCCGCGCACTCCGCCCGGATGTCCGTCATGCCTCTCGAACGGGAGGGCGGACAGGCCCAGTTCATCGTCCATGACCATCCGCCCGTGCCGCGCGGCTCGACCCTCGAACCGGTCCTGGAGTGGATCGAGGACAATCTGGCCCGCGAGATCACCCTGGGCGCGCTGGCGTCCCGGTCGGGGATGAGCGAGCGCACCTTCAGCCGCCGCTTCCGCGAGCAGACGGGCACCACACCGCTGCAGTGGCTGCTGCGGGCGCGGGTGCGGCGCGCCCAGTACCTGCTGGAGAACAGCGACCACACGATCGAACGGATCGCGCAGCAGGCGGGGTTCGGTTCACCGACCGCGTTCCGCGAGCGGTTCCGCCGGGTGGTCGGCACCAGTCCGCAGGGCTATCGCTCGGCTTTCCACGGGAAGCAGGGTTCCCCGGCAGCGCGCGTCTGA
- a CDS encoding DUF5133 domain-containing protein — MLVPDPKVVRELLTRYASLRIADAERGNPATTRELEDVSYTLCVMMGTTGIREAVAKADALLLGVGRTASTTREPAGRGGLLAV; from the coding sequence GTGCTCGTTCCGGATCCGAAGGTCGTCAGAGAACTGCTGACGCGGTACGCATCGCTGCGGATCGCCGACGCGGAGCGGGGCAACCCCGCGACGACAAGGGAGTTGGAGGATGTCAGCTACACCCTCTGCGTCATGATGGGCACCACCGGCATCCGCGAGGCGGTCGCGAAGGCGGACGCCCTCCTCCTCGGCGTGGGTCGGACGGCGTCCACGACGCGGGAACCGGCGGGACGCGGCGGCCTGTTGGCCGTGTGA
- a CDS encoding YkvA family protein — protein MDITTRWIAVAVLLAAAVLAVAVAVFVRLVRARRGLRQAGLPTGPRWVFWGALAYFFLPADLVPDPVYLDDIGVLLLALRTMRRHSGSEPA, from the coding sequence TTGGACATCACCACCCGATGGATCGCTGTCGCCGTGCTCCTCGCGGCGGCCGTCCTCGCCGTTGCCGTCGCGGTGTTCGTACGGCTGGTCCGGGCCCGGCGGGGTCTGCGGCAGGCCGGACTTCCGACCGGCCCGCGCTGGGTCTTCTGGGGAGCTCTCGCGTACTTCTTCCTGCCGGCCGACCTGGTGCCCGACCCCGTGTACCTCGACGACATCGGTGTCCTGCTGCTCGCGTTGCGCACGATGCGCAGGCACTCGGGCAGTGAACCTGCCTGA
- a CDS encoding aldo/keto reductase: MHTRRIGDVEVSAIGLGGMPMSIEGRPDEARSLATLHAALDAGVTLIDTADAYHRDADEVGHNESLIAKALASHDRGADVLVATKGGHLRPGDGSWTLDGSPRYLKEACEASLRRLGVEAIGLYQFHRPDPRVPYAESVGAVRDLLDEGKIRLAGISNANPEQIRQAQDILGGRLVSVQNQFSPAFRSSEPELRLCDELGIAFLPWSPLGGISRAGELGSVYAPFARIAEEHGVSPQRVCLAWMLAKSPVVVPIPGASRPETIRDSVAAADLVLTADEIAVLDAV; this comes from the coding sequence ATGCACACGCGACGCATCGGTGATGTCGAGGTCAGTGCGATCGGTCTGGGCGGGATGCCCATGTCGATCGAGGGACGGCCGGACGAGGCCCGCTCGCTCGCCACGCTGCACGCCGCCCTCGACGCGGGCGTGACGCTGATCGACACCGCGGACGCCTACCACCGCGACGCCGACGAGGTCGGCCACAACGAGTCCCTGATCGCCAAGGCCCTCGCCTCCCACGACCGGGGCGCCGATGTCCTGGTCGCCACCAAGGGCGGCCATCTGCGTCCCGGTGACGGGAGCTGGACCCTGGACGGCAGCCCGCGGTACCTCAAGGAGGCCTGTGAGGCGTCCCTGCGCCGGCTCGGTGTGGAGGCCATCGGGCTCTACCAGTTCCACCGCCCCGACCCACGCGTGCCGTACGCGGAGTCGGTCGGCGCCGTGCGGGACCTGCTGGACGAGGGCAAGATCCGCCTGGCGGGCATCTCCAACGCGAATCCGGAGCAGATCCGGCAGGCCCAGGACATCCTCGGCGGTCGACTCGTCTCCGTACAGAACCAGTTCTCCCCGGCCTTTCGCTCCAGCGAGCCCGAGCTGCGCCTGTGCGACGAGCTCGGTATCGCGTTCCTGCCCTGGAGCCCCCTCGGCGGGATCTCCCGGGCCGGTGAACTGGGCTCCGTCTACGCGCCGTTCGCCCGGATCGCCGAGGAGCACGGGGTGAGCCCGCAGCGTGTGTGCCTGGCCTGGATGCTCGCCAAGTCGCCCGTCGTCGTACCGATCCCGGGCGCCAGCCGCCCCGAGACGATCCGCGACTCGGTCGCCGCGGCCGACCTGGTCCTGACCGCGGACGAGATCGCCGTGCTGGACGCGGTGTAA